The Passer domesticus isolate bPasDom1 chromosome 22, bPasDom1.hap1, whole genome shotgun sequence genomic sequence CCATTATGGCAGAACCGTGCcactgtggcagagctgtgccatcTGGCCTCTCCACATCCCCGGCAGtggctccctgcccagcaggcagCTTCCCAACGGtgcatccctgcctgcagcgGGGCTGTCCAGCCGGAGGGTATCTGTACTGCTCGTTTGCCGCTGCGAGCAGCCCGGAGTCTGTTATTTTTAAACGATTAGGTTCGACACATAACAAAAGCCTTCAAAATAGGATTTGTCCCTAAGGCCGATTTAACTGTCAAAGCTTAAAGTGGCTCCTAAGCCCCGTTGGGGGCTGACAGCGGCAGAtttagtgctgctgctgcagccccacgctgtgccagcccaaggggagctggggcaggtcCGTGTCCTCATCCTGTACCTGGGGTGCTGAGCAGGAGGTGCCGGATTCTGTCACCATGAGTTCCCCTTGCGGGAATGCATCCCTGGCTCTTGGGCACGGGGCTTCATTCCCCTGGACGAGCTGTGGGGCTGAGCCCGAGTGCTTCGCCGAGCTCTGAAACCCGGGATTCCTGGTGTGGGGGCCTCATCACGGACCCGGAGGGGGCTCACCACGGCACCCAGGCACTGaccctcctctctctctccacaGCCGAGCCGTGCCCAGAAGAGGAGACAGCGCTGCAGTGCCAGAATCCCGACTGCGCCGGAGAGAGGAGGGCGGCCAAGGTGGGTGCGGCGGGGTGGGGGCAGCGccgggcagctgctgccccggggTCTTGGggtgagaaggggcagcggacagctctgcccagcctgccgCTCCCTGAAGAGCCCCTGGCCTGCCGTGCCGGGCGCGCATTCCCTGCTGGTGTCAGGGTCCTGCTGGCATTTAGCGGCACAGCGGCGTTTCCCCGAGCTGCCGTGATTCGGGCTAATCCGCTGCAGCCCGTCTGTTCCCTGCTCGCTAGCGTGAAGCCAGGGCAGATCCAGGGTCCCTTCTCTcgcgcggggccgcgggcggtgTCTCGGGCGCAGCAGGCAGGACGGCCCGGGCGCTCGGGGGTGTGCCGGTGCTCTGTTTGCACGCCGGGctggcagggccggggctgctggggcacacgtggcactgggctgcagctgcccaggagCGCAGCTGGCACTGCCGGGAGCGACTGAGGCCGCCCCGCCGCTGTCACCCGACCCCCGATGGTGCCTGGCAGGTAGGGGGGGTGGGCGGGGGGAGCTGGTCAGGCTGGGGGCTCATCCTGCAGCATCACGGAGCAGGATCGTGATCGCCCTTGCTCTGTGAGGCACCTGCTGAGAGGCGGGGGTGCTGCCGTGGGGCTCGGATCAGGAGCTGATCCCTGCGGTGGGCAGAGGGGTTTGGCCATCCCGCCTGGCCCCTCCCGTGGGGGTGActccagggctgagctgctggcacagggtggatgAGGAGCCCCGCATCCCTCTGGGTCGGCTGCCAAGCTGGAGGCGTGCCAGCTgcgggcactgcctgcagcctgcGGCCATACTCCCACAGGCAGGTGTCACGATGGCAGCGGAGGAGGGCAGAGGGTACAGGGTGTCCTGAGCCTGCCTGGGAGCTGCGATAGGACACTCGGGGATGGCAGGGGGtgctgcagagggagcagcGGCCCCTCGGAGAGCGCGGGTGGTGGGAGCGCGTCAGCGCTGACCTCAGCAGCGCCGGGAGGAAGGAGGGCAGGAAGCGGGGGCGGCTGGAGCTGCACAGGCGCTTCCTCCCCGCAGCAGCAGAGTCCTGCAGGCAAGCCCGGGCAGGGCTGTCTCCTCCCAGCACCCTCGCAGCCCTCCGCGGGCAGGGGAGGGTGGCGGCGGGGTCCCACAAGGGGACGGGGATGTGCCAGCCGTGCAGCAGAACTTGCTGGCACAACTGCTACCACAATCCCCAGGAGCGGGGCCAGGAGGAGCCAcagtgagaaaggcactggccagAGAACACAGGCTGTGCGCTGTGCTGGGGGCCTGGCCGGGGGTTTAAAAATAACCCGCTGTGAatgcctggaggggctggggccgCGGCCGTGGCCGCACACAATCGGAGGAAACCCGCCGGCTTCGAGCATTGTTTGTCTGCAGACGCTCGCTTCCTCCGTCCTGCCACGGGGACACGGCTCTCGTCAGCACAAAGGGGCTGTGGGGTGCCAGGGCGGCCTGCCGGGCCCTGCTGAGGTGCTGGTGCCACGGTGCAGGTGACTGTCCCAGCCTCGGCATGTGCAGGTGTCCCCGGGTCTCTGCTCATTGCggtggagcagggaggggctctgtggggcagaAGCCCCCGTGTCATCACCATGCCCTTACAGCACCCACTGCCACACATGTCCTGGTCATGCTGCTTTCCCTGTGCCCGCTCTGGCTGCAGCATTCCGTGTGAACAATGTGCCAGCTGCAGTTGGGGTGGGAGAGAGGACCCTGCTGCTCGTGGTGCTGGCCATCCTTCCTGCCAACACGCCCCAGCTGGCAGGCCCTGCCTGATGGACTCGTGTCCCCGCAGGAATGCCACCACGCGGAGTGCCGGCAGCTGAGCCGCAGCGGCCCCCTCAGCCTGTGTGAGCTCTGCGATGGCCGCCTCCATGGCGCCATGCACTTCGATGGCCACATCCGCTTCGAGCTGTCCCCGCAAGGTGAGCCGGACCCAGCTGTGGCACCGCTGTCCCCGCggctctgctcctgtggggCGGCGCAGGGGTgggagtgggatgggatggaatgaACTTGGGGCTGGTGCAGCTCGGggggggaatgggatgggatggaatgaACTTGGGGCTGGTGCAGCTCGGGGGGAGAGTGGGATGCAGCGGGAGCCAGcacggggctgggggagctgtcagaGCCCAGCTCGATGCCCGCTTGCAGGCTCCATCCTGGCCCGCAACATGTCAACGCGATCGTGCCCCCCGCgcaccagccctgcctctgatgtggaggaggaggaggagggtccggcagagagcagagggtgagcccctggccctgcacagcccgtgtgctgccccagcccgcGGCATCCCTGTCaccctgccctccctgtgcccgcAGGGAGCGCAGGAGCTCGGCGCTGAAGCTGCCCAAGAAGAAGGCTTGGCGCAGGCACACGGACGTAAGGCACCGGCTCCTCTCCCTGGGGCActtggcagggcagcagcatggccctgctgggagggagggagggagggagggacctCTGGGCAAGCAGCTGCCCCCTGCCCCCAGGACCCCAGCAAGGAGTGCTTCACCTTGAAGTTTGACCTCAACATCGACATCGAGGCAGAGATCGTGCCGGCTGTGAAGAAGAAGTCACTGGGGTGAGtctgctggggacaggacaagggacagCATGGGGACAGATGCAGAGACAAATGTGGGGCCCGTGTCCTGCAgggaagtgctgctgccagtctTTGAGAGGAAGGCGATTGAGCTGGGCAAAGTGGACATCTACCTGGACCAGTCGCACACGCCGCTGTCGCTGCAGTTCGAGGCCTATCGCTTCGGGGGACACTACCTGAGGGTGAAAGGTGCTGCAGGGGCCCCGGGGAGGCCTGGCCGCTCCAGAGTTCCCAGGGGACACTGACAGGGTGATGCTCCCACAGCCAAGCCTGGGGATGAGCTGAAGGTGGAGCAGGCAGTGCGAGATGCCAGGTCAGCCAGCCTGCCCATCCTGCAccctgccagcagtgctgcattcCTTGGGCCAGTGCTGGAGCCGCTGCCAGGACGCCGGGAGGGCTCTGAGAGCCTGGTGAGTGCCAGTGCTAGTTCTGGGGAGGGAGGAATTGGGGATGGGATGACAGAATGTGTGAGCCTCCCATAGCCTTTCTCTCTGGTGAAGATGGGTCATGTATGGTGTGGGCTGAAGAGCCCCCTGGAGTCCCCAAGACCCACTTtttctcctggctgtgctgtgctggctcaCCATGGCAGTCTAGCAGCTCAAGCAGTGGCACCAGCCCTTTGGCTGTGCCAGGTACAGGCTGGCACCAAAGCAAAGGCAAACAGGAGCCCTGGGGGCCCCAGTGTTGGCTGGGCTCGGTGCCACCCCAGTCCTGGGACTCGCCCTGGCCCCAGGACTCGCCCTGGCCACTGGCCCTcctctcagctgctggcagctgctgagcacagcagctctgtcctgccccGTGGACCCTGGCCCCAGATAAGGCATGGGACCGGCTTGGGCGTCGCTCCCATGGGAGCAGGGTGCCAGGCCTGAAGGGAGAAGCTCTGCAGGGTCCTGCCAGGGGGACACGGTGCTTGGtccagtgccagcaggccctgagggCGGCAACCTggctgcctggccagggctaGTGGCCACCCGTGTCCAGCACTATGATGCCTGGCTGCAGGACCGGCAAGGCTCTAGCAGGGccaggggacaggagggcagCCAGCCACCTCTGTGGGGGTCTCGGTCCCGACCGCCTTCCTGGGGACAGGTGGGTCCCAGGTGGCACCGAGGCCATGGGGCTGGTCACATCTGGAGAAGTGGCAGCACAGTGAGTAATGGGAGTGGAGCTGCTCTTCCCGCCTGGCTCTGCGGACGTGGCGGGGTGTGGggcggtggcagcagcatgCCGCTCCCCAGGGCTTGGTGGCAGGCACGGAGCCCCGACCCTGCTGCGTTTTGTGCCCGGTGAGGAGATGGCAGCGGCCGCGTCCCGGCACGGCCCCGGGACGCACCGGGAGCAGCCCCTACGGCGGTGCccggggcggcgggagcggcttGGCCGTGACCCAGCTCTCGCGACCAGCCGGGGGGCTTTGATCTCCGCCGGCGAATTGTTCAGCTCTGGTAGCTTATCTGCCGAGGAGGGAAATTAGGTTTTCGGCGCTGGCCCCACCTCCTTTTGTTTCGGAGGAGCTCGGCCACAgcctgcccggccccggctctgCGGTCCGAGCCGGGAGTGCGGCTGGACGGACAGCTCGGCCGGGTGCTGCGACCCCCGGGATGCCCTGAGCCCCCGCGCCGCTCGGGCCGCTTGTCCATGGCCGGCCGCGCTTGGCCAGGCAGCACCCGGGGTCCTGCACCCCCGGGGCCCTGCACCCCCGGGATGCAGGTAGGCAGGTCAGTGCGGGCAGGGGAGCTTGGCCGGGGGACCCCACTGCCCggggtgtctgtctgtcccacGGTGCTCGAGGTCAGCCAGGCCGCTGTCCCATCCTGGCCGCAGTGCTGGGCACTGACCCTGGGCACGCTGGCTGTCCTCTCTGCAGGCTCCGGGACGGCGAAGGAAGAACATAACAGAGTTCCTGGGggacagcagcatccccagccccgagccagccctgcacagcagcagctctctgcccaGCAATGGCACTGACACCTGGAAGAACCGTGCTGCCAGCCGCTTCAGCGGCTTCTTCGGCTCCGGGACTAGCACGGGCTCCTTCGGGCGGGTACGTGGGATGCAGGCACGGGGAGGGGCGTGGGGGctgcctgtggctgtgctggggagctgggagggatcCCCCTGGGGCTCTGGACCCTAGCTGCACAGGCAGGGTGAGGTGGTCCGTGGCACATGCCCACTGGCCCccgcccagctctgtcccctgctTTTGTCCAGGAGGCTGagaagctggagcagctgctgaacAGGCTGCACGCCTACAGCACCTTCGGGCTGCCCAAGCTGCCGCCCCAGCTCCGCTTTGACCGCGACTCCTGGGAGGAGGATGGGGACGAGGCCGGGCTGACACTGGAGGacagctggcagcagatcaTCCAGGGCACAGAGGTAGGCACAGTGCCTGGGGAGCCTCAGGGGCTCtgcccaggccctggcacagcgcTGACACTCGGCCTGGCAGGTCCTGTCGCGCCGGCAATGCCACCAGCAGGAAGCcatctgggagctgctgcacacAGAGGCCACCTACATCCGGAACCTCAAAGTCATCACTGATGTGAGTGTTGGCAGCTACTgcactgtgctggggctgggggctgtggctgcagctcacTGCCTCTCCATTCCCTCCCCACAGCTCTTTCTCTCCTGCCTGGTGAACCTGCAGGagtcagggctgctctgtgagGTGAGtggagggggctgcagggcacagggtgttCAGGGATGGCTCCTCAGCCTCGCCATGCTGCAGGGTGGaggtgctgctccccagcactgcccacctCACCCGCACAGGTGGATGCCGAGCGCCTCTTCAGCAACATTGGGGAGATCATCCGGCTGCACTGCAAGCTGTGGCGCAGCGTCATGGCCTCAGTGCTGGCCAAGGCACGACGGACTGGGGCACTGCTTGACCCCATTGACTTCCTCGATGGCTTCAAGATGGTGAGTGAGCATGCCGTGCCACAGTGGGCAGCCATGCCGTGCCATGTGCTGCATGGTGACCGCCTCGTGTCCCCCAGTTCGGGTCCCTCTTCAAGCCCTATGTGCAGTATTGCATGGAGGAGGAGGGCTGCATGGAGTACATGCGGACACTGCTGCGGGACAGCGAGCTCTTCCGCACCTATGTGACGGTAAggggaggctggggctggggctggggccagggctggggctggtgctgATGCCTGGGTGCCACAGTGGGCCGAGAAGCAGGAGCAGTGCAGCCGCCTGAAGCTGAGCGACATGCTGGTGAAACCTCACCAGCGCCTCACCAAGTACCCGCTGCTCCTCAAGTCCATCCTCAAGAAGACGGATGACCCGCGTGCCCGTGATGCCATCACCACTATGGTAAGGGATCAGGGGAGAGGGACAGCAGGGTTGGTGGCCCCTCTAGCCCCTCAAACCCACCGGCACTCCTGGCACAGATCAGCTCCGTGGAGCGCTTCATCAACGACGTCAACTCGCGGATGCGCCAGCGGCAGGAGCGGCAGCGCCTGGATGCCATCCTCAGCAGGATTGATGCCTACGAGGTGGTGGAGGGCAGCACAGACGAGGTGGACAAGGTAGGCTGGACAGGGTGGAGCTGCCATCTCATGCCAAGCCACTCAATGCCACCCTCTGCCACACTGCTGTGCCACCCTATGTCACTTCATGCCAAGCCACCCCACACTACATCATGCCATGCCACCCATGTCATGTTACCCCATGCACCCCATGCTGACACTGGGCGCTTCTGGCAGCTGCTCAAGGAGTTCCTGCGGCTGGACCTGACGGCTCCCATCCCCGGCACCTCCCCGGAGGACACCCGGCAGCTCCTCCTCGAGGGCAGCCTGAGGATGCGGGAAGGTAAAGACAGCAAGGTGAGGactgcaggggacagggaggtcCCAGCACCAGCCTCTGCCCACCCACCCTCACTCTCTGCACCGACTGGTGCCCATGGCTCCACTCTCTCCCCCAGATGGACGTCTACTGCTTCCTCTTCACCGACCTCTTCCTCATCACCAAGCCCTTCAAGAAGGCTGAGCGCACCAAGGTGATCCGGCAGCCCTTGCTGGTGGACAGAGTTGTCTGCCGGGAGCTCAGAGACCCAGGTGAGAGCACTGGGCATAAGGGGGACTACAGGGAGGTCCCTGGACACTGCTGACAGCCCCTGCCCAcaggctccttcctcctcatctACCTGAACGAGCTGGGGAGTGCTGTGGCCGCCTACACCTTCCAGACCACGGGGCAGTTGTGCCGCAGCTGGGTCGAGGCCGTGCGCAATGCCCAGGTGAGGGCACAAGGGTGGGTGGGGGACCCGTGGGTCCCCTGTTCATACCCCATTCCTCACTGATGACTCCCCCTTCCCAGAACCTGCTGCAGCGGCTGCGGCAGCGCCGGCGcatggaggagcaggaggaggaggatgaggaggatgaggaggatgatgGTGAGAGTGGCACTTCAGCTGCCAGTTCACCTACCATCCTACACCACAGCAGCGCCAGCCCGGACTCACAGCAGTGGTAGGGAGCAGGAGGGGGGACCTGCAcacccccaggctggcacaggccCCTCCTCACCTTCTTGCCTCCACAGCCCATCCGACGGCTCCACCGAGACCCTTGCCATGGTGGCAGCAGAGGGTGGCGACGAGCTCTCCTCCCCCGACTGGGACACAGGACCCTTCAGCTCAACCTCGGACGGCTCCTCTGTTAGCACCAGCACCTCCATCGGCACCGGCACCTCTGTCGAGACCCCCACCTCCGCCGATGTCCccacccaggagctgcctgcaggcgccctgcctgtccccctgccccacGGCGTGGCCTCCCCAGGCAGCGGCTGCCGCTCGTCCTCCATCGACAGCGCCTATGGCACGCTCTCACCTGCCTCCCTGCGGGACTTTGGCCAGCAGCCAGAGGGGACggccgagcagggccaggagccctcCCTGGCGCCTCCCGCTCCACGGCCCGCCTCGCCCCGGCTGCGCCGCCGGACGCCcgtgcagctcctgccttgccCGGCCAGGGTGCTCAAGTCCAAGTCGGAGGCCAGCTTGCCCCAACTCCTGTCCCCCACTTCCCCAGGCCCCCTAAGCCAAAGCCGCAGCCTCTCTGACCTCTGTGCTGGTTCCCCCCGGACTAGCCAAGACCCCGCACCTCAGGCTGCCCCcggcagcagtggcagctccaCATCAGagctctcagagccagaggagccagCGGAGAGCCCAGCATCCCTCCCTGGGGAGCTCAGGCGCGacccccagcctcctgcccgCCGGACCCTCTCGGACCCGCAGTCGGCGCAGCACCGCAAGCTGACTCTGGCGCAGCTGTACCGGATCCGGACCACGCTGCTGCTCAACTCCACGCTGACGGCCTCGTAAGCACATACTGCCCGCTCCCGGGGGACGCCCCAGCCCTTCCCGGGGCTTCCCAGGGACCGAGTCCGCGTGCTGAAGGGATCTCTCCCCGCTCTGTGTCTTGCAGGGAGGTCTGAGAGCCGCTGGCATGGGAAAGGACAGATGCATGGACGTTCCAAGGAGCTTCTCCTGCTTCTAACTGTAGCGTAATGCCGGGGCCGGGCAGAGCAGGCACTGGGATGCCACGCTGGTGGGGACATGGATGGGGATGCAGACCAGTCCCCTTGGCGAGGACGTGTCCTGGGCATGGTGGTGTGGAGCTGGACCTGGCACGTGGCTTGTGCTGAACCCCTTGTCCACAGACATGAGAGTTGTGGGGCAGGGGGCCCTGGGGCGGTGGGGGGCTGTGGGAGACCGTGGGTCAGCTCTTGCAGGCGAGGAAGGGATGACGACGTCGGCAGTGGTGAgtggggaaggtgctgagagGGACGTGGTGCCGGTGGCACGCTGCTGTGGACGGTGCAGGGAggaggctggggctggtggcGGGAGAGGATGGTGCAGGGCCGAGGAAGGTTTGCCCTGTGGGGTGGCAGTGGATGGCAGCACCTGGGACTGGAGTGTGGGAGACACGGTGGGACACGCGCGGTGGCCGGAGCCCCGGCTGCCCCCCCATGCTAAGCTGCACTCCACGTCCCAGCTGAGCAATAAAACCAGCTGGTGCACGCTCATTCTGCCTCGCCTTTCCTTCGGCTTCAGCAGCAACCAAGACTGGCCATCACCTGGGTGGGTGCggggaggctgagggagccCCACCGGGACAAAGAGGGGGCTGGGACCAGTTCCAGCCCCCCGTTCTGGAGCTCGGGGTGGGGATGGAGCCCTGGGATGGGGGGCTGCACTGCTCCCCACCTACCCTGTGCCCCCGTTACCGCGGGTCTGCGCCAAGGGGCAAGGGAGGGCGGTGGCCGGGTCCGCGGCCAGGCACTGCAGGTCCCTCCCGCGCCCAGCGCTCCCGTCATGTGGTTCCATACCCCCCGGACTCATTTCCAAAAAAGCATTTCCTCCTGCTGCGGTTGGGTGTAAAAGGCTGTCTGGGGAGGGCTGGCGCTCACTCACCACGCGTCGCGTGCTGCTGACGGCAGCCGTGGGGTGCCGGGGCACCCTGCCCGGGCACGGAGCTGCCCCGACACCCCGCTGCACCTGCTGGCCCCTCACCGCCCCGGCATGACCCAGCCGCATCGGCCACAAGGATGAAGTGTTGCTGCCCTGGGGTGGCTTGGGTGAGTGCGGTGGCCTGGGGGGCCCGTGGAGCTCTGGCACCGATTGTGGGGTGTCCCACGGCTGTGGCCGTAACGGGaatggaggagggagggaggaagatgGATTAACTCCAGTGCCAAGCCCGCCAAAACCGCTTCCCCCTCTGGCTGGCAgccggggctgggctctgctgcaccCAAACATTCGAGGTGTGGCGTGACCACGGCGGCCGTGAAGGTGTCGGCCGCAGACCGGATGCGTCCTGGGAAGCGTGgggtcagtgctggggctgcgggcagggcagtgccacgGCGAGCGGCCATGCCCACACCCTTTGGGGCTAGCTGGGGGCACGGGCGGCGGCACACGAGCACCGAGCGGCGGCTGCGTTCCGGGTGGGGAGAGGCGCTTGCCCGGCACAAGCGGCGGTGGCTCTCCCCACGCACGGCCAGCCCCGTGCCCACGGCTCCGCGGCGCTCCGGGCACCTGCTCCCCGCGCTGGCAGGGCCAGCTGCCCGTCGGTGCCCGGGCAGGGCCCCGCTGGGACGGTCGTGCCTCAGCGGTGACTCAGATGTGCCGCTGGCAGCCGAGGCAGCGCCCGGATCCGCCGGCAGCGCTCTGCGAGCGGGGCGGCCCAGCGCGGTTTCCAGTCTGCCGGTGGCGGCGGGTTTAGTAGAAAATGATTCAACTGCCGTAATCGGGGCCATCACGGCTGGGAAATCCAGCCCCCAGCGAGGAATCCCCTGGCTCCCTGCCCACACTGTCGGTGCCACGGCCCTCtcagcccccggcccggcctgtGGAGGGGTGGCGGCGTGGGCACTGCTCGCTGCGCCCACCGGGGCTTCcaggggagcggggctgctctGGACAGCACCTGGCACCCCGCGGGGGAGCCGTGACCTACTTTGGGACGCGCGTAACGGGGCGCGATAGCATCGGGGAGAGCGTGAGCCAGGCACGGCTTCCTTTCGGGGAGGAAATCACCTCCTCTGTGAGGGAGATAAACCCCAGGAAAGTCAAAGCTGGCAGCGTTAACCCCTACGCGCCCGGCTACCGACGCCTCCCTGAGCTGGCGATCCACCAGCAGTCCGTGTGCCTGACTCACtggtccccatccctggggacgTGGCGGGGGTCCTGTTGGCACAGGCCGTCGAGCATCTCGGTGTCGCtcccagccagcctggaggcACCGTTTGCAGAGCACTCGGGGGCACCTGACAgccccctgggcacaggctgtggcaCAGTGGTGCCAGCAGGAAATTGCTCGCTCGTGTACTGCGGGGAAAGCAGAGCACAGGGGCTGCCGCggggcattcccagccctggggcagcacaCCCACGCGGCTTTGGGGCGGAGGGCCGCGGCTTCAGCCGCTCAGCCTTGTGCAAGCACCGCTGTCCACACAGCTCCAGGTACGGCTCTGCTCCGGTAGCCCAGCGTGAGCTGGTGTGAGGGCTGTGCCCACGGGTGCAAGGCTCGGGGAGCAACCCgtctgcctgcagccctgctctctccCTGCTTGCAGGTGACCTTGGCAGCGCTGTGGCTGGCAGCCAGCGAATCGCAGCCCCCGGGGTGGCGGGACCGGGCTGTGCTGCAAAGGCAGCGGGTCCCGGTGCAGC encodes the following:
- the PLEKHG5 gene encoding pleckstrin homology domain-containing family G member 5 isoform X2 — its product is MHFDGHIRFELSPQGSILARNMSTRSCPPRTSPASDVEEEEEGPAESRGERRSSALKLPKKKAWRRHTDDPSKECFTLKFDLNIDIEAEIVPAVKKKSLGEVLLPVFERKAIELGKVDIYLDQSHTPLSLQFEAYRFGGHYLRVKAKPGDELKVEQAVRDARSASLPILHPASSAAFLGPVLEPLPGRREGSESLAPGRRRKNITEFLGDSSIPSPEPALHSSSSLPSNGTDTWKNRAASRFSGFFGSGTSTGSFGREAEKLEQLLNRLHAYSTFGLPKLPPQLRFDRDSWEEDGDEAGLTLEDSWQQIIQGTEVLSRRQCHQQEAIWELLHTEATYIRNLKVITDLFLSCLVNLQESGLLCEVDAERLFSNIGEIIRLHCKLWRSVMASVLAKARRTGALLDPIDFLDGFKMFGSLFKPYVQYCMEEEGCMEYMRTLLRDSELFRTYVTWAEKQEQCSRLKLSDMLVKPHQRLTKYPLLLKSILKKTDDPRARDAITTMISSVERFINDVNSRMRQRQERQRLDAILSRIDAYEVVEGSTDEVDKLLKEFLRLDLTAPIPGTSPEDTRQLLLEGSLRMREGKDSKMDVYCFLFTDLFLITKPFKKAERTKVIRQPLLVDRVVCRELRDPGSFLLIYLNELGSAVAAYTFQTTGQLCRSWVEAVRNAQNLLQRLRQRRRMEEQEEEDEEDEEDDGESGTSAASSPTILHHSSASPDSQQCPSDGSTETLAMVAAEGGDELSSPDWDTGPFSSTSDGSSVSTSTSIGTGTSVETPTSADVPTQELPAGALPVPLPHGVASPGSGCRSSSIDSAYGTLSPASLRDFGQQPEGTAEQGQEPSLAPPAPRPASPRLRRRTPVQLLPCPARVLKSKSEASLPQLLSPTSPGPLSQSRSLSDLCAGSPRTSQDPAPQAAPGSSGSSTSELSEPEEPAESPASLPGELRRDPQPPARRTLSDPQSAQHRKLTLAQLYRIRTTLLLNSTLTASEV
- the PLEKHG5 gene encoding pleckstrin homology domain-containing family G member 5 isoform X1, which codes for MFLYWRKRGAYELEALPPGLAGLEYGAAERFSWSSSLDVSEELGAEPCPEEETALQCQNPDCAGERRAAKECHHAECRQLSRSGPLSLCELCDGRLHGAMHFDGHIRFELSPQGSILARNMSTRSCPPRTSPASDVEEEEEGPAESRGERRSSALKLPKKKAWRRHTDDPSKECFTLKFDLNIDIEAEIVPAVKKKSLGEVLLPVFERKAIELGKVDIYLDQSHTPLSLQFEAYRFGGHYLRVKAKPGDELKVEQAVRDARSASLPILHPASSAAFLGPVLEPLPGRREGSESLAPGRRRKNITEFLGDSSIPSPEPALHSSSSLPSNGTDTWKNRAASRFSGFFGSGTSTGSFGREAEKLEQLLNRLHAYSTFGLPKLPPQLRFDRDSWEEDGDEAGLTLEDSWQQIIQGTEVLSRRQCHQQEAIWELLHTEATYIRNLKVITDLFLSCLVNLQESGLLCEVDAERLFSNIGEIIRLHCKLWRSVMASVLAKARRTGALLDPIDFLDGFKMFGSLFKPYVQYCMEEEGCMEYMRTLLRDSELFRTYVTWAEKQEQCSRLKLSDMLVKPHQRLTKYPLLLKSILKKTDDPRARDAITTMISSVERFINDVNSRMRQRQERQRLDAILSRIDAYEVVEGSTDEVDKLLKEFLRLDLTAPIPGTSPEDTRQLLLEGSLRMREGKDSKMDVYCFLFTDLFLITKPFKKAERTKVIRQPLLVDRVVCRELRDPGSFLLIYLNELGSAVAAYTFQTTGQLCRSWVEAVRNAQNLLQRLRQRRRMEEQEEEDEEDEEDDGESGTSAASSPTILHHSSASPDSQQCPSDGSTETLAMVAAEGGDELSSPDWDTGPFSSTSDGSSVSTSTSIGTGTSVETPTSADVPTQELPAGALPVPLPHGVASPGSGCRSSSIDSAYGTLSPASLRDFGQQPEGTAEQGQEPSLAPPAPRPASPRLRRRTPVQLLPCPARVLKSKSEASLPQLLSPTSPGPLSQSRSLSDLCAGSPRTSQDPAPQAAPGSSGSSTSELSEPEEPAESPASLPGELRRDPQPPARRTLSDPQSAQHRKLTLAQLYRIRTTLLLNSTLTASEV